Proteins encoded in a region of the Raphanus sativus cultivar WK10039 chromosome 8, ASM80110v3, whole genome shotgun sequence genome:
- the LOC108821877 gene encoding probable WRKY transcription factor 20: MNPQANNDREVDCSATVDPTARHNSAGGGGGGGARYKLMSPAKLPISRSTNTNITIPPGLSPTSFLESPVFISNIKPEPSPTTGSLFKPRPVHVSSSSSYTGRAFHQNTFTEHKSSEFEFRPPASNMVYAELDKHKRDSPVQFQVQGGHGSSHSPSSITEAAAASSSEQSRPTPPVQTPPTSSDIPAGSDQEESVQTSQNESRGSAPPPPVLADDGYNWRKYGQKHVKGSEFPRSYYKCTHPNCEVKKLFETSHDGHITDIIYKGTHDHPKPQPGRRNSGGVGMSAQEDRVGKGVYNLSQAIEQTGNTEVPSTTDDGGDVAASNRNKDEAEDDDPYTKRRRLDGTMEVTPLVKPIREPRVVVQTLSEVDILDDGYRWRKYGQKVVRGNPNPRSYYKCTAPGCPVRKHVERASHDPKAVITTYEGKHNHDVPTSKSSSNHEIQPRFRPPDETDTISLNLGVGISSNGPPNHTSNENQQLVINQTHPNGGVGFRFVHAAPPHMSTYYASLNSGMNNQYGPRETQNENQNGDISSLNHSSYPYPHNNNIGRIQSGP; this comes from the exons ATGAACCCTCAAGCTAACAATGACCGGGAGGTCGATTGCTCGGCGACGGTAGATCCAACGGCCAGACACAATTCagccggaggaggaggaggaggaggagctagGTACAAGCTGATGTCACCTGCAAAGCTTCCGATCTCGAGGTCTACTAATACTAACATCACGATTCCTCCTGGGTTAAGTCCGACGTCGTTTCTTGAATCTCCAGTTTTCATCTCTAACATCAAG CCAGAGCCTTCCCCTACTACTGGTTCGCTGTTCAAGCCCCGACCAGTGCATGTTAGCTCAAGTTCTTCTTATACAGGGAGGGCATTCCATCAGAACACTTTCACCGAGCACAAGTCCAGTGAATTTGAATTCAGACCTCCTGCTTCCAATATG GTGTATGCAGAGCTTGACAAGCATAAAAGGGATTCACCAGTACAGTTTCAAGTCCAGGGAGGACATGGATCCTCACACTCACCTTCTTCCATCACTGAGGCTGCAGCAGCTTCCTCAAGTGAGCAAAGCCGGCCTACTCCTCCTGTTCAGACGCCACCGACGAGCTCAGATATCCCGGCGGGGTCTGATCAAGAAGAATCAGTCCAGACATCGCAAAACGAGTCCAGGGGAAGTGCGCCGCCGCCTCCGGTATTGGCTGACGATGGTTACAACTGGAGAAAGTATGGTCAAAAGCATGTCAAAGGGAGTGAATTCCCCCGGAGCTATTACAAATGCACACATCCTAACTGTGAAGTGAAGAAGCTATTTGAAACGTCTCATGATGGCCACATCACCGATATTATTTACAAGGGTACACATGACCATCCTAAACCTCAGCCTGGTCGCCGAAACTCTGGTGGTGTTGGTATGTCTGCACAAGAAGATAGGGTTG GGAAAGGCGTCTACAACTTGTCTCAAGCCATTGAGCAAACTGGTAACACTGAAGTACCTTCTACAACAGACGATGGTGGAGACGTTGCAGCGTCAAATAGGAATAAAGATGAGGCGGAGGACGATGATCCATATACAAAACGGAG GAGGTTGGATGGGACCATGGAAGTAACTCCACTCGTGAAACCTATCCGTGAGCCTAGGGTTGTTGTTCAAACCCTGAGTGAGGTTGACATACTTGATGATGGTTACAGGTGGCGTAAATATGGGCAGAAAGTCGTCAGGGGAAACCCAAATCCAAG GAGCTATTACAAGTGCACAGCTCCTGGATGCCCAGTGAGAAAACACGTGGAGAGGGCATCACATGACCCAAAAGCTGTAATAACAACATACGAAGGCAAACACAATCACGATGTCCCCACTTCAAAATCTAGCAGCAACCATGAAATCCAGCCTCGGTTCAGACCACCAGATGAAACAGACACCATAAGCCTCAACCTGGGTGTAGGAATCTCGTCTAATGGACCACCTAACCACACTTCCAACGAGAACCAACAACTCGTCATCAACCAAACTCACCCAAATGGAGGAGTCGGATTCAGGTTTGTTCATGCAGCTCCTCCTCACATGTCAACTTACTATGCTAGCTTAAACAGCGGTATGAATAATCAGTATGGACCTAGAGAAACCCAGAACGAGAACCAAAATGGTGACATCTCGTCCCTCAACCATTCATCTTACCCGTATCCGCATAACAACAACATAGGGAGAATACAATCAGGTCCTTAG